The following proteins are co-located in the Synchiropus splendidus isolate RoL2022-P1 chromosome 14, RoL_Sspl_1.0, whole genome shotgun sequence genome:
- the c14h15orf61 gene encoding uncharacterized protein C15orf61 homolog: protein MRAVLKRLHDGFLRAVLFPSSLGKSLPRPAASELLSCHLLQRRLPPWTSFCVRYSDVHNDQFGRSNFNWRVQGANYHILRTGCFPFIKYHCTKAPEENLDLEDKFFTILKLINLGIPCLAYGIGCWMVIGASETVQTSVGPVTVYFAYKEDEGAQY from the exons ATGAGGGCGGTTTTAAAAAGACTCCATGACGGCTTCCTCAGAGCCGTGTTGTTTCCGAGCTCCCTCGGTAAGTCGCTCCCTCGCCCCGCCGCCTCCGAGCTGCtcagctgccacctgctgcagcGGCGCCTGCCGCCCTGGACCTCCTTCTGTGTTCGCTACTCGGACGTCCACAACGACCAGTTCGGGAGGTCCAACTTTAACTGGAGAGTCCAAGGAGCCAATTATCATATTCTGAGAACAGGCTGCTTCCCGTTTATCAAATATCACTGCACCAAAGCTCCTGAGGAAAACCTGGACCTGGAGGACAAGTTCTTCACCATATTGAAGTTGATCAATCTCG GGATTCCATGTTTGGCCTATGGTATCGGCTGCTGGATGGTAATTGGTGCCTCAGAAACAGTCCAGACCAGTGTTGGTCCTGtcactgtttattttgcttACAAGGAGGACGAAGGTGCCCAGTATTGA